ATTCCCAAAAGTCTCAGCAGCATCCTGTTAAGGGGGCCATTCAGCTCCTTAAACGGCAGCGTACTGTTGACGATCCAGGTCTCTCCTGGAAGCCGGACCGTAGTGTACGCCACGATCCGCTGCTCCGGCGCCAGGTTTTCGTCATCCCACACATAAGACCGGATGACAGCCACACCCTCCGGCTGTATCTCCTGCATATGGATCCACTCGAACAGATCTGTCAGATCCAGCTGCGGATACTTCCTGCTCCGGTCATAGACCGCATCCATCCCGATCTGGCTGGGCGCATGATGCATGATGATAGAAAGCTCGCTGTCCTTAACGACCGAATATCCGCCCTGCCCAATCTTCACCGGCTCCACGATCCGGGTATAGATCTGATCCAGATCCATGGCATAGACAGCCGTATACTCCTCGCCGTCCCACCCAAAGCTTCGGGAAACATACATCTCATAATGATCTCCGCAAAGCCTCTTGCCGCAGATGGACGCCCCTTTCTCCCCGCCAAGCCACTGATGCCCAAAATCCATGGACCCCTGCTGGAACATCAGGCTCCCATCCTTATGATAACATGCCATAGCGGTATACAGCCCGTCTTTCCGGTTTAAAAATGCTTCTGCCGCCTGCTTCGCAGCATTCTTCGGCCCTCCCTCCCCGCCTCCTGTCTCAAGCAGGGAAAAATACAGGTCGATATTGTCAAGCTCCTGCTCCACAAAATTGACCAGGCTGGTCCCCACTGTCTTCGCCATGGTAAGCAGCTGCTCCTGTTCCGTTTCGATCAGCTCCCGCCGGTACTGGTTATAGGACCAGACGCCAATGCTCCCGATCACAGCTGTTGCCAAAATTGTCCCAAGGATCCCCAGGATCAGGATACGATTTCTGTAAAATGCTTCCTTCCAGTTCTGTTTTTCTCTGTTATCTGCCATCGAATATGTACCCGATTCCCCTGACGGTCCTTAAATATACCGGATTGCGGCTGTCTTTTTCTATTTTCTCCCGCACCCGCTTCATATATACCATGATCGTATTGTCATCCACAACATTTTCATTCCACACCTGGCGGTAGAGCTGTTCCCTGGTAAATACCTGGCCCGGGTGCTCCATGAAGAACCGGAACAATGCCAGTTCTCTTGCCGTAAAGGGAAGGAGCGCCCCGTCCTTATAGCACTCCAGCTTCATCAGGTCAAAGGTGAACGGCCCCACCGTGATATGATTCTGCCGCTGCCTGCTGTAGATGCTGTTCCTGCGTATGAGCGCCTTCACCTTCTGGATCAGCACCGACAAGTGAAATGGCTTCGTCAGGTAATCATCCGCGCCCAGTCCAAGTCCCAGCACCTGGTCCATCTCCTCCTGCCTGCCGCTGAGCATCAGCACCGGCGTCAGGTTGTGGTCTGAACGCAGCTTCTGCAAGATCATATACCCATCCATATCCTGCATCATCACATCCAGCACGATCAGGTCATAGACCCGCTCTTCCAAAAGCTCCAGGGCCTCCCGTCCTCCTGACGCCTCCTCCACCAGCATCCCCTCCCGGGTAAATGCAGTCTTAAGCGCCATGCGGACAGAAAGCTCGTCATCTACCACAAGAATTTTCTCATTTGCCACGTTTTTCGCTCCCCCTGTTTTAAAGCCATAGTAAAATTATAACGTTTTCATCCTTTAAGTGCAATCCATATTTGCCCGGAGCCGGAAATTCCATCCAGCCAGGACGCAGTTACCAGTATACCACAAAAGCGATACGGAAAAGCAGATATTCTGCTTCCCGTACCGCAATGATACTTCTGTGATAAACCGGATTTATAACGGAATGATCCCAAAGATCACGCCGATCACCAGCATGCAGAGGCTGACCACCCAGTAAACCGGAATACTGAATTTCATGTGGTCCTTCAATTCCGTGTCCGCCAGTCCAATAGCAAGATAGGTGGCCGGAACCAGCGGACTGACCATCAGCGCCAGATTCTTGCCGATCACCATTGTAAGTGCTGTGCTTAAAGATGCGACCCCATAAGTTTCTCCTACCTGCATGACAAGCGGCATGATGCCATAGAAATACGCGTCTGTGCCGATGCACAAGCCCAGCGGCAATGCCAGGATACCAAAGATAATATGGATAAACTGCCCCAAAAATCCAGGGATCACACCCATGATCGCATTGGCCATCTCAGTCAGCATCCCGGTACCGTCAAAGATTCCCACCATGGCCCCCGCACTGAACAGAGTGGCGGAGATGATCAGCGCTGCCGGAGCATGCTTCTTGATCAGTTTATCCTGAACCTTCAGGCTCGGATAGTTGACTGCCAGAGCCAGGCACAGCGCAACCAGGAATGCCACATAGCTGGTGACCACACCCACTGACAGGATCGCAACCAGGCCGATGGTCAGCGCCAGGTTGAAGATCAGAAGCTTCGGCCGTCTGAGTGCTTCTTCCTCGTCCTTTGCCTTCTGGTCCTGGGCAACCACTTCCCCTTTGCCTGCTCCTGCGCCCTTCTTCACGGCAAACATGCCCAGGAGGACAGCCAGAACAATATTGAAGATAAGACCCACGATCTGGATCGGGATCAGGATATGCCACAGCTCATTGGCGTCCATAGCCAGAACCGTCGCGGCCCTTGCCACCGGGCCTCCCCACGGAAGCAGGTTCATAACCCCCATACAGGCCCCTGTCAGACATAAAAGGATCCTTGTGTCGATCTTCATCGCCTTGTAAACCGGATACAGAGCCGGTATGGTGATCAGGACCGTGGTGGCTGTGGTGCCGTCCAGGTGGGCGATCGTCGCGATAACCGCCGTTGCGACTGTGACGGCGATCACGTTATTTCCCGCCTTCTTCACCAGGAAGTTGACGATCACGTCGAACATTCCGGTGTCCGACATCACGCCAAAATAGATGACAGAAAAGATAAACAGGATTCCGTTGCTGGTTGTGGTACTGATCCCGTCCTTGATGAACCCGGCTACCTCCACCGGCCCATAACCAAGAAGCAGCGCCGCCGCTGTTGGAATCAGCGCCAGCACAACGATCGGTGACATTTTCCCTTTCAGGAGCAGAACTACGATCAGTACGATCATGGCAAATCCGACTAAAGCTATCATTTGTTTCCCCCTCATTTCTTTTTGATAATCCCATAATAAAAAACCAGCCTGAATAGATCCTGACTGGTTTCTTACAATCTGTTAAGAAGGGAAATTCTTTGTCCACTGCTCTGCCGTTTTCAGCCGGCTGTAAAACTCTTCATAGAACCCGCCGCCGGGCTGGTATTCCGTCAAATAAAAGTTCTGGAGCACATACATACTGATCTCTTTTGCCGTCTGAGCCTGACTCTGCATCATTTCCTGCAGGCTCTTTAAAAAATAATGCCAGTCAACGATATACCGGTCATACCGCGCCGCGTCCGGCGTATCGATCCATTTGCGCACCTTGACCTTGGTGCGGTTCTCCTTCCTGCATTCGTGGATCTGAAGGAAATACGAAAAACTGCCGTCCTCATAGCACCGCCCCAGCGGAAACAGACGACAGATGCCCGGACGGTACGGGTGAATGGAGCACCTGCCTCCCTCATTTAAGAAAGAACAGCTCTCCTCCTCCCCCTTCATCCCCAGATTGGGGAGAATGATCCCATCCACCACATGGAGTTCCAAGTTCTCCGCCAATAGCTGCTGGGGACTTTTCTTCAGTCCCGCCGTCATGCGGTATATGTCATATGGGTCCAGCACAATGGATTCCCCCATCCCGCGGCAGCAGGAGGAGCAGCCGCTGCAGTCATCGCAGCCCACCTTTGCCATATCGTTCAGACTGTATTTTCTGCCGTCGGAGATTTCCTCCAGGCTCACTTCTCTAAGCATCCTTTTTATCCTCTTTCCCACCGTATTATCATTCTCTTTTAGAGGGAGCCGGCATGATCAGCCGTCTCCCTGTTCCGCTACAGCTATCATAGCATTTTATAACCGAATCCGAAATACTTTTTTTATTTCCTGTTCACAGTTTTTTCACAATCAAATTAGCACTCACCTATTGACAGTGCTAACAATTCGTGATATAGTACTGTTAGAACAAATAAAACAAAGCAAGCAGAGCAGAGGTTTTGAAGAAACCTCCCCCTGCTCACAATAAGGAGGTAAAGCATATGTTATTCACACCATCAAGAAGAAACTATGGATTCGATGTATTTGACGACTTTTTTAACGACCCGTTCTTTACCACCCCCGCCCGCGGCAACAACAATACGCTGATGCGTACAGATATCAAGGACGACGGCGCCAACTACCTGCTGGAGATGGAGCTTCCGGGCTTCAAGAAAGAGGACATCAAGGCAGAGCTGAAGGACGGCTATCTCACCATCTCCGCCACCCACGAGGAGAACAAAGATGAGAAAGACGCGAACGGCAAACTGCTGCGGCAGGAACGCTACAGCGGCTCCTGCAAGAGAAGCTTCTATGTAGGCGAGGCCCTGAAGCAGGAAGATATCCGCGCTGGTTTTGAGAACGGAATCTTAAAGCTTCAATTCCCGAAAGAAGCGCCGAAGCAGGTCGAGGAAACACCGAAATATATCCAGATTGAAGGCTGACCCCCTCTCCTTTCACCAATCATCACACACAGCCCCCGCACGGACAGGCATATCCGTGCGGGGGCTGTAGTTTGTACCTGCATTTCTTTTATGGTCCTCAGTCTCTCAATCCCGGCTTTCATTTTCCAGGATATGCTCCAGCAGTCCGCTGCAGCCATCCATCACATCCTGGTAGGTAGCCTCAAAATCCCCCGTATACCATGGGTCAGCCACATCGCGTCCGGTATTCTTAAGAACATTCTTTCCATCCGTTCTTTTGCTGTTGGAAAAGTCCAACAGCTTGTAGACTTTCCCCTCCGGGTCTCCCCCCAACATCCGCAGCATATTGCGGATATTCCAGTCGTCCATGCCGATCAGATAATCATATGCGGCGTAGTCTGACTTCTTTAGCTGTACGGCAGTCTTTCCAGCTACACTGATGCCCTCCCGCTTCAGCCGCTCCCTGGTCCCCCGGTGTACCGGGTTGCCGATCTCCTCGGTGCTGGTGGCGGCAGAGGATATATGAAAATGCTCCGCAAGTCCTATTTTTTCTACCATATCTTTCATGACGAACTCGGCCATTGGGCTTCTGCAAATATTTCCATGGCACGTAAAAAGCACATTCCAACATTTATTATTGTCTTTTCTCATTTAAAATCCCCTTCCCCGGAACCGTAAACACGGACACATCCACACCCTCCAACTCCAACAGCCTTATCTTTTTCTCGACCCCTCCGGCGTAACCGGTCAAACTTCCATTGGCGCCCACCAGTCTGTGGCAAGGTATTATGATTGATATGGGATTATGCCCCACCGCTCCCCCAACCGCTTGGGCCGACATGGTCTTTTTTTGAAGCTTCTCTGCCATCTTCGCGGCAATCGCCCCATAAGTCGTGACCTCCCCATAGGGGATCTCACAGAGCAGCTTCCAAACCTCCTGTCGAAAATCACTTCCGGCAGGTGAGAGAGACAGTTCCATGATCTCCGGCTTTTCTCCCGCAAAATAGCGGTCCAGCCAGTCTTTTACCATATAAAATACTGGAAGCTTATCTTCTGAGACCACTTTTCCGGAAGCTAATTCCAACTTTATGGCTCCGCCAAAATACTTCTGGTCTTTCATCCACAGGCCGACAAGATGTACTCCGTCACTTGCCAGTGTCAGCTGTCCTATGGGAGAATCATAATTTGTCATGTAATACATATGGATATCCTCCTTAAGTGTCCAGGCATATATTCTCACTAAGTTCAGCCTGCGCCTTGCGGCTTGTCTTCATTATCTGTTCATATTATATCATAAAAACCTTAAAAACTCCTCCCTTTTATGAATAACTCCCTGCAATATCTACAATATCCGCACCTTCCAGGATAACCAAAAACCGCTGCAAACACAGATACACAATCTGCATTTACAACGGCTCCACATTTCAAAACCTTCTTATCTGCCTCAACGTTCCATCATGCTTGGCATCCTCAGAATTCTCTGCGCCTGATCACCCGCGCCGGAACCCCCACTGCAGTCGCACGGTCCGGGATCTCCCTGACTACAGCCGCTCCCGCACCGATTATGGCTTCTTCACCGATCCCAACCTCATCCTTCACACTTGCGCCCACGCCAATGAACGACTTCCGGCCTATCCTGCAATGGCCGGCAACAGCCGCATTGGGACAGACATTCACAAAATCTCCAACCATACAGTCATGCTCCACAACTGCGCCGGTATTTATGATGCAGCTCTTACCGACCGACGCATGGGTGTGGATGACAGCATATGCAAATACCATACAGCCCTTTTCCAAATTCGCTGATGGACTGATGAATGCCAACGGATGGATGACAGAAGCCAATGATACTCCCATAGACTCCAGGACAGCGCACTTTGCTTCCCGGATATCATTATCCCCTGTCGCCACGATCACTTCGTCATAGGAATGGAAGAAGCATTCCGGTTCTATGTCTTCCTCCCGGTACAGCCTGCAGCCCTCCATAAGACGGCTCCCCCGCTCTTTTATTTCCAGAAAATCAATTCTGCCGTATTGGTTCATTGACAGGGCACAGTCCAGGGTCACCATCCCCTGGTCGCCAGCCCCCCAGATCAACAAGCTTTTCAACCTCTGCCACCTACCTTAACTGGATTGTCTCAACAAAGTTAAGCGGAATCCCCTTCAATATCTCACCGGCCTTTCTCTCTCTGTCTGCTTCCTGAAACGCAATCGGAGTGTGGGCGTCATAGCCATACAGCACCTTACATCCGTAGGAAGCCGCGATCTCCCAGAATTCCCGGAACGGGTAGGGATACCGCTCCTCCCGGATGTCTGGCCTGTCATAGAAGGCATAAGTCTTTTTCCCATAATGAAATCCATTTAGATTGATCTCCAGAGGTACATCATATTGGATGCTGGCTTTTGCGATCCGATGGGCTGCCTCCTCGCAGGCTTTGGAAAAAAAACGCCTCCCCAGCAAATAATAATCCGGATGCGCTACGCAGGTTATAAAATCCTTTGCCAGAGCCTGCTCAATCTGTTTTGTATAAAACAGGACATCCTCATCAGAGCAAAAACAGTCATACTCATAACCGATGAACTTACAGTGCTGGCCCAATATCATATAATCACATTCCCGCCTCATCTGCATCAGATACTCCTCATGGTCCTCCATATACTCCACTTCATATCCGGTCCTGATCGTGATCTGGTTGCTGAATATCCTTTGCAGCCGACCGATCGATGACAGATACTCTTCCTTATGTTCATAAAACATCCGGCAGTCCGGGCGCCTAAGCTCCACAAAAGGAATATGCTCGCTGAACCCTAACATTTCAAATCCTGCCTCCACTGCGCTCTGGATATACTGGATATCCAGTCCCTCCGCATGGCCGCATCTCGCTGTGTGCGTATGAAGATTAAACTTCTGTTTTCCCATCACAGAGCTCTCCTTTCCGGCAGTTTCACCAGCCTTTCGTCCATCCCTGGCGCAAACACCGCTTCTCCCAGCCGGATGGAGGGTTTTGTTTTTCCATGAAAATCGCTGCCGCAGGTGACTATCCTTCCATTCTCCGCCGCCTTTTGATAGAAAAACCGCGACAGCTCAGGAGTATGGTAGCTGGAAAAAGCCTCTACTCCTTCTACCCCCAGTGAAAGGATCCCATCCAGCAAATGCTCCCTTCCTCTTAAATTCACGCCTGGGTGTGCTAAAACCGCGGTCCCATGATTCCTGTGGATCATATCAACGATCTCTTTCATGGGCGGAAAATCAATCTTCACATAACAGGATTTGCCCTGGGAATAAAAATCCCAATAGAAATTCACATAGGGATTGCTGCTGCGCGGGCCTCCGGGCCGGTATGCATCTAACAGCGGATGATCCGCATATTCCGGCATGCCAAGCAGCACCTCGGCGAACATCTCCCCCGTCCATACATCCTTCCGGTAGCATCCCCTGGATACTTCCTGCATATCCTGTTCCGTCACCTTCTCAAAACCCAGCTTCTGCGTTTTTTTGAGCATCACCTGTGACGCTCTGATATTCTGCCTCTCTACACTGCTCTCAATCTGACTAAAATCACTGCTGTCAAAATCAATCCCGTATCCAAGCACATGGAAATTCACACCTTCGTATACACAGTCGATCTCCACCCCCGGAATACAAGTGATCCCCTTTTCCCTCGCAGCCTCCAGCGCTTCCGGTACTCCCCGAACGCAGTTATGGTCCGTAATGGACATGGTTTCAATTCCCTGTGCCGCACACTGTTCCACCAGCTCTGCCGGTGTGTATTCCCCATCATCACTGTAGCGGCTGTGCATATGCAGATCAATCATAAACGGCCTCCCTCACACATGAAGTTATTTTCCGGATCAAGTTTTCGTGCATGACCACCATCAGTACCAGAGCAAGCAGCAGATAAAATGGCAGCAGCGCAACACTTATATGATTTGCGATCAGCCCGAAAAGAGGCGGCATCAGGCAGGTTCCCACATAAGCGCTTGCCATCTGTACCCCGATGACTGCCTGCGATTTGTCTGCGCCGAAATTGTCCGGTGTGGCATGGATGATACATGGATAGATCGGGGCACATCCAAGCCCGATCATCACCAGC
This portion of the Clostridium sp. AN503 genome encodes:
- a CDS encoding PHP domain-containing protein codes for the protein MIDLHMHSRYSDDGEYTPAELVEQCAAQGIETMSITDHNCVRGVPEALEAAREKGITCIPGVEIDCVYEGVNFHVLGYGIDFDSSDFSQIESSVERQNIRASQVMLKKTQKLGFEKVTEQDMQEVSRGCYRKDVWTGEMFAEVLLGMPEYADHPLLDAYRPGGPRSSNPYVNFYWDFYSQGKSCYVKIDFPPMKEIVDMIHRNHGTAVLAHPGVNLRGREHLLDGILSLGVEGVEAFSSYHTPELSRFFYQKAAENGRIVTCGSDFHGKTKPSIRLGEAVFAPGMDERLVKLPERRAL
- a CDS encoding PHP domain-containing protein produces the protein MGKQKFNLHTHTARCGHAEGLDIQYIQSAVEAGFEMLGFSEHIPFVELRRPDCRMFYEHKEEYLSSIGRLQRIFSNQITIRTGYEVEYMEDHEEYLMQMRRECDYMILGQHCKFIGYEYDCFCSDEDVLFYTKQIEQALAKDFITCVAHPDYYLLGRRFFSKACEEAAHRIAKASIQYDVPLEINLNGFHYGKKTYAFYDRPDIREERYPYPFREFWEIAASYGCKVLYGYDAHTPIAFQEADRERKAGEILKGIPLNFVETIQLR
- a CDS encoding acetyltransferase — translated: MKSLLIWGAGDQGMVTLDCALSMNQYGRIDFLEIKERGSRLMEGCRLYREEDIEPECFFHSYDEVIVATGDNDIREAKCAVLESMGVSLASVIHPLAFISPSANLEKGCMVFAYAVIHTHASVGKSCIINTGAVVEHDCMVGDFVNVCPNAAVAGHCRIGRKSFIGVGASVKDEVGIGEEAIIGAGAAVVREIPDRATAVGVPARVIRRREF
- a CDS encoding citrate:proton symporter is translated as MIALVGFAMIVLIVVLLLKGKMSPIVVLALIPTAAALLLGYGPVEVAGFIKDGISTTTSNGILFIFSVIYFGVMSDTGMFDVIVNFLVKKAGNNVIAVTVATAVIATIAHLDGTTATTVLITIPALYPVYKAMKIDTRILLCLTGACMGVMNLLPWGGPVARAATVLAMDANELWHILIPIQIVGLIFNIVLAVLLGMFAVKKGAGAGKGEVVAQDQKAKDEEEALRRPKLLIFNLALTIGLVAILSVGVVTSYVAFLVALCLALAVNYPSLKVQDKLIKKHAPAALIISATLFSAGAMVGIFDGTGMLTEMANAIMGVIPGFLGQFIHIIFGILALPLGLCIGTDAYFYGIMPLVMQVGETYGVASLSTALTMVIGKNLALMVSPLVPATYLAIGLADTELKDHMKFSIPVYWVVSLCMLVIGVIFGIIPL
- a CDS encoding Hsp20/alpha crystallin family protein translates to MLFTPSRRNYGFDVFDDFFNDPFFTTPARGNNNTLMRTDIKDDGANYLLEMELPGFKKEDIKAELKDGYLTISATHEENKDEKDANGKLLRQERYSGSCKRSFYVGEALKQEDIRAGFENGILKLQFPKEAPKQVEETPKYIQIEG
- a CDS encoding YkgJ family cysteine cluster protein — protein: MLREVSLEEISDGRKYSLNDMAKVGCDDCSGCSSCCRGMGESIVLDPYDIYRMTAGLKKSPQQLLAENLELHVVDGIILPNLGMKGEEESCSFLNEGGRCSIHPYRPGICRLFPLGRCYEDGSFSYFLQIHECRKENRTKVKVRKWIDTPDAARYDRYIVDWHYFLKSLQEMMQSQAQTAKEISMYVLQNFYLTEYQPGGGFYEEFYSRLKTAEQWTKNFPS
- a CDS encoding response regulator transcription factor; this encodes MANEKILVVDDELSVRMALKTAFTREGMLVEEASGGREALELLEERVYDLIVLDVMMQDMDGYMILQKLRSDHNLTPVLMLSGRQEEMDQVLGLGLGADDYLTKPFHLSVLIQKVKALIRRNSIYSRQRQNHITVGPFTFDLMKLECYKDGALLPFTARELALFRFFMEHPGQVFTREQLYRQVWNENVVDDNTIMVYMKRVREKIEKDSRNPVYLRTVRGIGYIFDGR
- a CDS encoding low molecular weight protein-tyrosine-phosphatase, giving the protein MRKDNNKCWNVLFTCHGNICRSPMAEFVMKDMVEKIGLAEHFHISSAATSTEEIGNPVHRGTRERLKREGISVAGKTAVQLKKSDYAAYDYLIGMDDWNIRNMLRMLGGDPEGKVYKLLDFSNSKRTDGKNVLKNTGRDVADPWYTGDFEATYQDVMDGCSGLLEHILENESRD
- a CDS encoding methylated-DNA--[protein]-cysteine S-methyltransferase, which codes for MYYMTNYDSPIGQLTLASDGVHLVGLWMKDQKYFGGAIKLELASGKVVSEDKLPVFYMVKDWLDRYFAGEKPEIMELSLSPAGSDFRQEVWKLLCEIPYGEVTTYGAIAAKMAEKLQKKTMSAQAVGGAVGHNPISIIIPCHRLVGANGSLTGYAGGVEKKIRLLELEGVDVSVFTVPGKGILNEKRQ